Below is a genomic region from Dehalococcoides mccartyi.
CAAGACGGACTGGATATGGATGTTCTGCCTGCACTGTCTGTTACTTCCTGAGTCAACCGGCTGCGAATGTCTGAAAATAAAAAAGGAACCCGTTTCCGAGCTCCCTTTTACAACTTGTACAGTATTTGAGGCGGCCTGTACAGTTTTAAAAGACCATCCAGATCTTTTAGAACTGTAATCAGTATAAATCAGAACCAAAGGTCTTACTATCGTACTTATTACGTAAATTATCTGCGCATTTATGCGTAGTACTATAATATACTTTTGTATATTTTTGAGTAATTACACGTCTAAGCAACTCTGCTAAACCCTGTTACTGACACGCTAACAATCATTAGAGAGAGTTTACAATATTGGATAAGATAGCTTTTTTAGTTTTTAGACGTATATTCCAGTTTATTTAACCCTAAATAACCATAACTTCCCCTGTATACAGTTGCAGGTGACCTCTCAGTACTGTATTATATGCCTGTTAGCAGTCTCGTACTGAGACTGCTAAAAAATTGCCGCAATAAATTTAGTCAAACTTAGAAGGAGGAATAATGGCAATTAGATTCGAACCCCTGCACAACATGGTACTCATCCAACCCCAGGAAAAACAGGATATGAGCAAAGGCGGCATCATCATCCCCGACGCCGCTCAGGAAAAATCCCAGGAAGGCTTGATAGTAGCCGTGGGTCCCGGCCGTCTGGATAAAGATGGCAAACGCGAAGTTATGAGCATTAAAGTCGGCGACAAGGTTCTTTTCCCCAAATTCGGCGGTGTTGAACTTAAATCTGGTGGCATTGAGTATATCATCATGCCCGAAAGCCAGATTATGGCTAAAATCGTAGGCTAAATTTTTTAACGAATATTAGGAGGTATAATGGCTAAGCAGATTATATTTGGCGAAAAAGTCAGGGTCTCCCTCAAAAAGGGTGTTGATACTCTGGCCAACACAGTAAGAGTAACCCTTGGTCCCAAAGGTCATCCCGTTGCCCTGGAGCGGAAATGGGGCGCACCCACTGTTATAGATGACGGTGTAACCATTGCCCGTGATATTGAACTGCCCGATGCTTTCGAGAATATGGGCGCCCAGCTGGTCAAAGAGGCCGCTACCCGCACCAGCGATGCCGCCGGTGACGGTACCACCACCTCTATCGTACTGGCTCAGGCCCTTATCAACGAAGCCTTCAAAAATATTGCCGCCGGTGCCGAACCTATCAATCTGAAACGCGGTATCGAAAAGGCTGTTGCTGCCTTGAAGGCCCAGCTCCGCAAGAATTCCACCCCCGTCAAGGGCAAACAGCAGATTGTTCAGGTCGCTACCATCACCGGTAAAGACCCTGAAATCGGCAACCTGATTGCTGACGTTATGGACAAAGTCGGCAAAGACGGCGTTATCACTATTGAAGAATCCCGTGGTCTGCGCTATGAAACCAGCTACGTAGAAGGTATGCAGTTTGACCGCGGTTATATCAGCGCCTACTTCGTAACTGACCCCGGCCGGATGGAATCTATCATGGAAGACGCCACCATTCTTATGACTGACCGCAAGATTGAAACCGTTGCCGAGCTTCTGCCCGCTCTGGAAAAAATCCTGCAGATTTCAAAGAATCTGGTCATTGTAGCTGAAAATGTTGAAGCCGAAGCTCTGGCTACCCTGGTAGTCAACAAGCTGCGCGGCAATCTGAATATCCTGGCTGTCAAAGCCCCCGGATATGGTGACCGCCAGAAAGCCATGCTGGAAGATATGGCCATCCTGACCGGCGGCCATGTAATCAGCAAGGAAGCCGGCCGCAAGCTGGATTCCGTAACCGAAGCTGACCTTGGTCATGCCCGCAGAGTTGTCTCCAATAAAGACAAGACCACCATCATTGACGGCGAAGGTTCTGCCGAAGCTATCAAGGACCGCATCAAGCAGATTAAAGCCCAGATTGAAGAAACTGAATCTGCCTTTGACCGCGAAAAACTGCAGGAACGCCAGGCTGCTCTGGTCGGCGGCGTAGCTGTTATCGCCGTAGGCGCTGCTACCGAAACCGAAATGAAAGAGCGCAAAGCCCGCGTTGAAGATGCTCTGGCTGCCACCCGTGCTGCCATTGAAGAAGGCATCCTGCCCGGCGGCGGCACCGGTCTCCTGAACGCCCTGCCCTGTCTTGATGCCCTTAAACTGGAAGGCGATGAAGCCACCGGTGTCAATATCGTCCGCAAGGCTCTTATTGAGCCTGTCCGCTGGATTGCCACCAACGCCGGCAAAGACGGCAACGTAATCGTTGACAAGGTCAAGAACTCACCCGTAGGCCATGGCTACAACGCTGAGAAAGATGTCTTCGGCGATATGGCTGAAATGGGTATCATTGACCCCACCATGGTTGTCCGCTCCGCCCTTGAGAACGCCGCTTCTATTGCCAACATGGTTCTTATAACCGACTCACTGGTAGCCGACATTCAGGATAAAAACCCCGCTCCCCCCATGCCTGAAGCCCCCGGAATGTACTAAGACCCGTACGGGTTAAATAGAAAAGGGCGGGACTTCGATCCCGCCCTTTTCTTTATCATGAATAATCTAAACGGCAGACCGGTTGTCTAGCCTTTCAGTAAACCCTCCACTGCTTCTTTGTCTACCGGCCCTACCAGAGCCAGCCGCATTTCAGGTTTCCTAAAATACTCACCCGCTAGTTCCATTACAGCTTTCAGACTTACCCCGTCTATCAGACGAATAACGTCTTCATGGGTATTCACCCTTCGGCACAGCAGTTCCTGAGAGCCTATCCATTTAGCCATATAACGGCTGTCTTCCATAGCCAGATGTATCCGCCCCTTAGACATTTCCTTGGCTTTTGTCAACTCCTCAGCCGTTATGGTTGTTTTTGCGCTTTCCAGTTCCGTAAGTATAGCCTCGACACAGGCCGTCAGATTGGCAGGATCTACTGCGGCATATATGGAAAAAGCCCCTGTATCATGCAAAAACTCCGTACCGGACTGGACAGAATAGGCTAATCCCAAATTATCCCTGACATGGGCAAAAAGGCGGCTGCTCATACCATCACCCAATATGGTGTTTAATATGCTGAAAGCATAACGGCGGTCATCCAGACGGTTCATGCCCGGCATGGCCAGCATCAGGTTAATCTGCTCCGCATCTCGCTTGTCCACCCCTATCTGGCAAGGATTGCCATAATGATATGGGGCAAAAGACTGTATTTCATTCTTCCCGCCCAAACCACTGAAGGCCTGGGAAATAGCCGCCACGGCACTCTTGTGCTTTATATCTCCGGCTACTGCCACCACAATATTGGCAGGGTTGTAATGGCTGTGCATGAAAGCCTGCAGTTTTTGCTTGTCCAGCCCTGCCACGCTCTGTCGAGTACCGGCAATATCCCGCCCCAGCGGGTGATTTGGCCAGAGTATTTCATCAAGCAGCAGCCCCACCCGGTGGGAAGGGTTGTCCAGGCTCATGCTTATTTCTTCGTAGATTACCTTGCGTTCTTTTTCAAGGTCTTCGGGGTTAAACAGGGGGGTTACCAGCATATCCGAAAGCACATCCAGGGCCAGAGCAAACTTGTCACTGCCCACTTTGGCATAGTAAAGGGTAGACTCACGGTCGGTAGCCGCATTCAAAATACCCCCCACCCCCTCTATGGCACTGGAAATAAGCTGGGAATCAGGATACTTTTTGCTACCCCTGAATACCATGTGTTCTATAAAGTGGCTGGCACCGGCCTCGCAGTCTGTTTCATAACGCGAACCCACCCCGATATATACGCAAATGGTAACCGAACGGCTGGCAGGCATATGGTGACTTATTACCCGCAAACCGCTTGGCAAAACACTTAATTCATACAAATAAACACCTCGCTTCTTTCTGAATAATAAACACAGCCTTAAAAGGTGTCAAATAAACCCTTAAATTAGACACCTAAGTGAGTCTGCCTTATAATTAAATAAGAATTATGCACGAACTATCCATAACCGAAGAACTGCTAAAAACAATTGTAGCCAAGGCCGAAGAAGCCAAAGCCCGTAAAATCAGCCGGATAAATCTGGTGATAGGCGAATATGCGGGCGTGGTGGAAGACAGCGTAAAAATGTGTTTTGATATACTCAGCCAGAATACTATGGCCAAGGGGGCGCTTTTAGAATTTAAGCGCATACCCGCTGAGTTCCGTTGCCGTTTGTGCGGCCATACCTTCCCTTCAGGGCAGCATTCACTGGTCTGCCCCAAATGTCAGGGCTGGAATGCCGAAGTGATAGCCGGCAACGAATTTTTTATTGAAAGCATTGAGGTAGATGATGAAAGTCAAAGTTCTTAAAAATATCACTGACATGAATGACCAGCTGGCTGCCAGAAACAAGGATATGTTTACCGGAAAAGGCATACTGGTGATAAATGTCATGTCTTCACCCGGCGCCGGTAAAACCAGCTTGCTTCTGAAGACTATTGAGCTGCTGGGAGATTATACCAGGGTGGGTGTGATAGAGGGTGATATAGCCTCAAGCGTAGATGCCGAAAAAATAGCCGCCACCGGTTCGCAGGCTATTCAGATAAATACAGACGGGGGCTGCCATCTGGATGCCAACATGGTAGCCTCAGCCGCAGACGGGCTGGAACTGGACAAGCTGGATATTATTTTTATTGAAAACGTGGGCAATCTGGTCTGCCCGGCCGGATTTCAGCTGGGCGAAGCCAAAAGGGTAGTGCTGGCATCTGTGCCGGAGGGTGATGACAAACCCACTAAATACCCCTTTATGTTTAGGGATACAGACGTAATAGTCATAACCAAAATGGATTACCTGCCGCTTAGTGACTTTAATATGGAATCTTTCCGTAAAACAGTGCTGGGTCTAAACCCGGACGTAAAAATAATTGAGCTTTCAGTAAGGAATGGCCAGGGGCTGGACGAATGGACAGCCTGGCTGAAAAGCAACCTCCTCAAGGGGAAATAGATGCTCGCACCTAAGCAAACCAAGCGGTTTGCCTTTGCCATCAGCGGGATTGTCCAGGGGGTGGGCTTCCGCCCCTGTGTTTACCAGCTGGCCGCCAAACACAGCTTAAACGGCTGGGTCAGGAATACTTCTGCCGGAGTGGAGATAGAGGCGGAAGGAATTGAACAAGCACTGGACAGCTTTTCAGATGAGCTAATTAGACTCAGCCCGCCCCAATCAGTCATTAAGACATTTAAACAGACTGAAATACCCTTAACAGGTGAAGAAGGGTTTACCATCAAACCCAGCCAGAGCCTTTCCGGGCGTTTTCAGCTGGTTTCACCGGATATAGCCACCTGCACCCAGTGCCAAAATGATATTCTTGACCCCCGAAATCGCCGCTACCGTTATCCCTTTACCAACTGCACCAACTGCGGCCCCCGTTTTACCATAATTGAGGACATACCCTATGACAGACCCCTGACCACCATGAAAGACTTTGAAATGTGCCCGGCCTGCCAGGCCGAATATGACAACCCTTTAGACCGCCGTTTCCATGCCCAGCCCAATGCCTGCCCGGTGTGCGGCCCCCGCCTCTGGCTGGCTGATAAAACCGGAAAAGAGCTTGAAAGTGCCGATGCCATAGCAGAAGCCGCAAAACTGCTGAAAGACGGCCGGATTTTGGCCATACGGGGTCTGGGGGGCTTTCTGCTGGCTGCTGACGCCACTA
It encodes:
- a CDS encoding co-chaperone GroES, producing MAIRFEPLHNMVLIQPQEKQDMSKGGIIIPDAAQEKSQEGLIVAVGPGRLDKDGKREVMSIKVGDKVLFPKFGGVELKSGGIEYIIMPESQIMAKIVG
- the groL gene encoding chaperonin GroEL (60 kDa chaperone family; promotes refolding of misfolded polypeptides especially under stressful conditions; forms two stacked rings of heptamers to form a barrel-shaped 14mer; ends can be capped by GroES; misfolded proteins enter the barrel where they are refolded when GroES binds) — translated: MAKQIIFGEKVRVSLKKGVDTLANTVRVTLGPKGHPVALERKWGAPTVIDDGVTIARDIELPDAFENMGAQLVKEAATRTSDAAGDGTTTSIVLAQALINEAFKNIAAGAEPINLKRGIEKAVAALKAQLRKNSTPVKGKQQIVQVATITGKDPEIGNLIADVMDKVGKDGVITIEESRGLRYETSYVEGMQFDRGYISAYFVTDPGRMESIMEDATILMTDRKIETVAELLPALEKILQISKNLVIVAENVEAEALATLVVNKLRGNLNILAVKAPGYGDRQKAMLEDMAILTGGHVISKEAGRKLDSVTEADLGHARRVVSNKDKTTIIDGEGSAEAIKDRIKQIKAQIEETESAFDREKLQERQAALVGGVAVIAVGAATETEMKERKARVEDALAATRAAIEEGILPGGGTGLLNALPCLDALKLEGDEATGVNIVRKALIEPVRWIATNAGKDGNVIVDKVKNSPVGHGYNAEKDVFGDMAEMGIIDPTMVVRSALENAASIANMVLITDSLVADIQDKNPAPPMPEAPGMY
- a CDS encoding M16 family metallopeptidase; translation: MYELSVLPSGLRVISHHMPASRSVTICVYIGVGSRYETDCEAGASHFIEHMVFRGSKKYPDSQLISSAIEGVGGILNAATDRESTLYYAKVGSDKFALALDVLSDMLVTPLFNPEDLEKERKVIYEEISMSLDNPSHRVGLLLDEILWPNHPLGRDIAGTRQSVAGLDKQKLQAFMHSHYNPANIVVAVAGDIKHKSAVAAISQAFSGLGGKNEIQSFAPYHYGNPCQIGVDKRDAEQINLMLAMPGMNRLDDRRYAFSILNTILGDGMSSRLFAHVRDNLGLAYSVQSGTEFLHDTGAFSIYAAVDPANLTACVEAILTELESAKTTITAEELTKAKEMSKGRIHLAMEDSRYMAKWIGSQELLCRRVNTHEDVIRLIDGVSLKAVMELAGEYFRKPEMRLALVGPVDKEAVEGLLKG
- the hypA gene encoding hydrogenase maturation nickel metallochaperone HypA — encoded protein: MHELSITEELLKTIVAKAEEAKARKISRINLVIGEYAGVVEDSVKMCFDILSQNTMAKGALLEFKRIPAEFRCRLCGHTFPSGQHSLVCPKCQGWNAEVIAGNEFFIESIEVDDESQSS
- the hypB gene encoding hydrogenase nickel incorporation protein HypB; amino-acid sequence: MKVKVLKNITDMNDQLAARNKDMFTGKGILVINVMSSPGAGKTSLLLKTIELLGDYTRVGVIEGDIASSVDAEKIAATGSQAIQINTDGGCHLDANMVASAADGLELDKLDIIFIENVGNLVCPAGFQLGEAKRVVLASVPEGDDKPTKYPFMFRDTDVIVITKMDYLPLSDFNMESFRKTVLGLNPDVKIIELSVRNGQGLDEWTAWLKSNLLKGK